CGATGAGCAACGTGACTTTGGCGCCCGTAGGGATTTCGATTGCAATGCCTGTGGTCGGAAGAGCCAGAGATCCGTGGTCAAGATCCAGAGGGAGATCCCCGAGTACGGGAATATGTACTTCCTGACCGTTGTCTTGCAGGCGCTCAAATCGGAGCGCGGGTGCGGTCCATTGGAGAAGACAAAAATTCTGGCCCCTTGCGACCATGTGCAACGGCCGCTGGGGAGCAGATGCCAGCGTAGCGGCACAGCAAAGTAATGTCATTACACCCGCACTGTGCATACAAAGACTACGCGCGTTGTCCTGCCTAAGAATCGTCCCTTGTACCCTCACCTTGCTACGTTGGCGGTGCGCTTCACAGTCTGCTCCGCCTGGTGTAGAATAAGATAACACTATTTTTCCGAATCTGCAAAAGTCTTTTTCTGTCCCGCGAGCGAATGGGGGAGCGTGGCAGCAAGGGGTGTCCGCCGACAGGCGCCGCACCATGGAGAATCGAAAAAACGCTTGACTTTAAACCGCAGGGGTAGTATAATAAGGCAAACCGCGACCCCACCCAAACCCGAGGGCTTTCCGTCATGTTACCATGTGCCCTGCTCCGACACGCGGTGGGTGAATAGGTATGTCTTACAGCGGGCTGGAGCACAGCGGAAAGTGGTCACCTATCCTCGCACCGCACCCTCAAGAAGGGCTCAATCAAAGTGTTGATACACTCTTCTGTACCCTCGGCATTGGGCTTTGTGGTGGAGGCCTTCGTGACCGTGGCGCGAGCAAGTATGTCGTTGAACAAACAGAGGAGGGACAAGGGATCATCATCAGCTGGCGTGTGTTTCGCGCCTCACAGGCGTTGACCCAGCACAAAGGGAGGAAACAATGAACGCTGGAGCCCTCATCTTGCAACTGCTCAGCGGCGCGGCCGGGGGTAATATTGCCGGTGCGGTGCTGAAAAAGCAAAGTCTTGGTCCGGTCTTGAACTCAATTCTCGGCATTGTCGGCGGTGGTCTTGGTTGCCAGTTGCTTGCGGCGCTTGGCGCCGGCACAAGCACGGGTGGCCTGGACCTTGGTTCCGTCATTTCCAGTGTATTAGGCGGTGGCGTGGGCGGCGGCGTCCTCGTGGCGATCATTGGGCTCATCAAGCAGGCACTAAGCAAGTCCTCCTCCGCGCATTGAAAAGGTGGCTGGCAGAGTTGCTGCTGCAATGCACGCGCAGAGAGCGAGACCCTTCCGACTCCCCTCCTCTCCGCGCACGGCAAAGGCCAACGAATCCTCTGGTCAGGCCGTCTCCCGGAGCGGTCCATTGACCACGGGGCAAGGTGAGGTGGGCGACAAAACAAGATAAGGAGACAACAACCATGAAACTGACTGCACCCAAAGTCACTACCTGGTGGATTGCCGTGATTCTCGGAGTGCTGGGAATCTTGGGCAAGCTCGTGACGATCGGGATCATCACAACTCTCAGTTTTTGGCTGGTGGTAGTGGGGCTGATTCTTTTGGTCTTGGGGACGTTGGTCAGAGGCTCCTAGTCGATGGCGTTTCGGGGCGGGCGTGCCGCCTAGGGTTTGTCCAGCGCGGCGGCAGCTCGTCCCGATTCTGCCGAAAAGGCCAAACGGCGAATCCTCCTTTCGCCATTTGGGTGCAGCAGCCGTAGCTATTTTCTTAGGAGAACGGACCCTGCGGCATGTTCACGCACCTCGAGGCGAAGGGGTGGAGACACGTCTATAGCTCATGCGCGGCCTCTACAAGCCTTGTTTGCTCCACGCCTTTGCGCTGGCTTTTCCAAGCTACGTGGCTCCCTTGCCCATCCGCGACACCGGTCAAAGACATGCTTTGTTGAGACCTATCCAACGGCGCGAGCATTCTCCACTCTGCGTTAGACGCTCGACCTGCCTCCATGAAGGCAACCTTTGAGGTCTCTGAGCAGGAACTCTAAGTTGGAAGGCTGGCACGGGAAAAGCTTTGATCGCACTGAGCATTGTTTTCACTTTGCTCTCCGCGTCACGCGCGTCGGTGGCTCAGGAACTGCGCCCCATCAAGCTAAACCCACCTGGCAAGAAGCGGGGTCTCCCTTTGATGGAGACGCTGGCGGTGAAGGCCTCTGCAAGAGAGTGGTCGGAGAAGGAATTGAGCCTCCAAGACTTGTCAGATTTGCTCTGGGCAGCCAGCGGGCTCAATAGACCGGAGGAAGATAAAACGACCGCTTCATCGGCACAGAACGCACACGATGTGGACATCTACCTGTTCACCAAGCGCGGCATCTACGTGTACGATTTTCGCAACCATCAGTTGACCCCCTGTGCTCAGCGGCGACTATCGCTCGTCCGTGATGATGCCCAGGCCACCGCGACTACCCCAAGGTCCCCCTGGCCCAGAAGTGGCCCTCGGCAAGGAGGTTGCCAATGCTCCTCCACCGCCACTTCCCTCCAACCCACCCATTCAGATCGTGCTTGTTTCGGACTCGGAGCGGTTTAAGGTGGGGTCTCCCGAGCTCAGGCGGGAATGGGGGCCATTGATGCGGGGATTATATCCCAAAACATTTCGCTGTTTTGCGCGGCCACTGGCCTCAAAACGAGGCCCCGCGCGAGCATAGACAGGGAGAAGATATAACACCTGTTGCGCCTCAAGGATTCGCAACATGTGGTGCTCAACCATCCTGTGGGGTACCCGAAGTAGAAACCCGATGATGCCCGCGCGAAGGCGACTCTCCTCCCCGCCAATGCATCCTCGCCTTGGAGCCAGGGGAGATCACGCACGGTCCGAGGAGGAAGAGGTCGTACGCCCGTTGCGGCCGCTCGGCTCGTGAGCGACGAACATGTGTGCGCGGCGTCCGCTTCGACGTCCCTCTTTTGCTGGACCGGTACCCACAATGGGAGTGGGCCCGCGCTGGCCGAGCGAAGCACTCGCCTGGTTGCGTCGCAGCTGGGGCATCCCCATGAACCGACCATGACCTGACATAAGGCCTCAAGATGCGCATCACGCAAGGGTCTCTAACAAGCAAAAAGGCCACGCGCCATGCCAGCACGCGGCCTTCGTCAAAAGTGGTGCCCAATGCGCTAAGGGCTGGAGGTGGCCCTTGCGCTACTTGAGGAGCACCATGCGACGCGACGCCGAAAACCCTCCTGCCCGGAGTTCATACAAGTAGACACCGGAAGGCAAGTCACCGCAGTCGATCACGATGCGATGATTTCCAGCAACCATCATCCCGTCAAAGACCTCTTTGACCTTTTGACCCATCACGTTGCAGATCGTCAGAGTCACGTGTGCGGTAGTGGGAAGGTCCAGCTCGATCTGCGTGCGAGGATTGAAAGGATTAGGATAGTTCTGCGTGAGGCGATAGGTCTCTGGAGCGCTCGACCGCACTTCCACCCCCACAGCCCCTCCGTTGCTTGATCCCCGCGTAATGGTGGGCACCAAGCCCCACGGCCCGCCATCCGGAACCCGCGCGTAGGATTGCGTTACGTCCATCGCCGGGAATGCCACCGAGTCGATTACCACGCCTGAAGTGTCTTCCAGCCATACCTTCTCGCCACTGCTTGAAAGTCCAAAGTCGGCAGCATCTCCGGTGTTGTCGGTGACGACGACCCAGAACCCCTTTGGTGGAACAACTGCGCCCGCGGGGAGCACTTTCTTGGGCTTGCTCCCAGACTGACCACCATTGTCGTAGATCTTGTAACCACTGATATCTACCGTATCGGGGGAGTCGTTGTAAATCTCGATCCAGTCGGGGTCGGTGGTGGTGCCGCGCGAGTAGATCTCATTCATGCGGACCAGGCCGTTAAGCGAGCCGCGGGTGACCCGCTTCACGATGCGCCACTCTCCACCGTCAGGATACCTGGCATACGATTCCGTGGTCGCCAGCGCAGGGAAGGCCACGGTATCGATTACTGCCCCTGTGGCATCTTCAAGCCAAACAATCTCCCCACTACTGGAGAGACCAAAGGCGCTTGCCGACCCGTCTTCAGTGACAACCACGAGCACACCCAGAGGCGGAACCACCGTCCCTGCTGGGAATTCCTTCTTCGGCTTGGTGCCCGCTTTGCCTCCATTGTCATAGATCTTGAAACCGCTGATGTCCACGGGCTGTGAACTCATGTTATAGAGTTCAATCCAATCGGGATCTTCAGTGGTGCCACGAGAATAGACCTCGTTGAGCAGGATGTTTGACTGCGCGTAAATGGCACCTACCAGCAAGCCTGCGGTTAGAAGGCCCGCTACGCAAAGCCATCCTTTCTTCATTGCTACCTCCTCAGGTTACATTGGTTCTCGCCGAATCCTCGCGCTGCGAAAGGGGGATGCGTCCCTCCAACCCACCCCTTCATGGTTTTGCAAACACATACAGCTTGGGCTCCCCGTCACGGACCACGTATAGATTGTTGCCAACCACGGCAATTCCTTCGCCCTTTGAGAACGGGATGAACCACTCGCCCAA
The nucleotide sequence above comes from candidate division KSB1 bacterium. Encoded proteins:
- a CDS encoding lamin tail domain-containing protein — encoded protein: MKKGWLCVAGLLTAGLLVGAIYAQSNILLNEVYSRGTTEDPDWIELYNMSSQPVDISGFKIYDNGGKAGTKPKKEFPAGTVVPPLGVLVVVTEDGSASAFGLSSSGEIVWLEDATGAVIDTVAFPALATTESYARYPDGGEWRIVKRVTRGSLNGLVRMNEIYSRGTTTDPDWIEIYNDSPDTVDISGYKIYDNGGQSGSKPKKVLPAGAVVPPKGFWVVVTDNTGDAADFGLSSSGEKVWLEDTSGVVIDSVAFPAMDVTQSYARVPDGGPWGLVPTITRGSSNGGAVGVEVRSSAPETYRLTQNYPNPFNPRTQIELDLPTTAHVTLTICNVMGQKVKEVFDGMMVAGNHRIVIDCGDLPSGVYLYELRAGGFSASRRMVLLK